Proteins encoded within one genomic window of Couchioplanes caeruleus:
- the kstD gene encoding 3-oxosteroid 1-dehydrogenase, translating to MSMPVEEYDVVVVGCGAAGMTAALTAARRGLSVVVVEKAGVFGGSAARSGGALWLPGNAVLRQAGIVDDAEATRKYLAHVAGPEVPSPRREAFLAHGPAMLDLVREHTPLAFAWVPGYPDYYPEAPGGLPGGRTIEPRPLDARMLGSDVERLAPPYRAAPAGITVTAADYRWLSLGTHHPRAILTAARLAAGGLSNRLRHRRRLTMGQALAAGLRAGLRAAGVPVRLGTPLTDLIVEGDRVAGIHAGPAGFPVRLRARRGVLIASGGFEQNEEMRRRHQPVGAGWTTGAPGNTGDGIEAGRRLGAALELMDEAWWGPSLPLTGGPYFCLAERNLPCSLLVDSAGRRFVNESAPYVDAVHAMLAAPGRVPAWLVADQRYRDRYLFAGHGPRTSLPRRWFAAGVAHRADTLEELATRIGVEPGALGTTVHRFNEFAARGRDDDFGRGDSAYDRYYGDPRNRPNPCLGPVRRPPFYAFRIVPGDLGTKGGLRTDERARVLREDGTPVPGLYAAGNASASVMGRSYAGAGATLGPAMTFGYLAALDLARA from the coding sequence GTGTCGATGCCGGTGGAGGAATATGACGTCGTCGTGGTCGGCTGCGGCGCGGCGGGAATGACAGCGGCGCTCACCGCGGCGCGTCGCGGGCTGAGCGTCGTCGTGGTGGAGAAGGCCGGCGTGTTCGGCGGCTCCGCCGCCCGCTCCGGCGGCGCCCTCTGGCTGCCCGGCAACGCGGTGCTGCGGCAGGCGGGGATCGTGGACGACGCCGAGGCCACCCGTAAGTACCTGGCCCATGTCGCCGGACCCGAGGTGCCTTCGCCGCGCCGGGAGGCGTTCCTGGCGCACGGCCCGGCCATGCTCGATCTCGTCCGGGAGCACACCCCGCTCGCGTTCGCCTGGGTCCCCGGCTACCCCGACTACTATCCCGAGGCACCGGGCGGGCTGCCCGGCGGCCGGACCATCGAGCCGCGGCCGCTGGACGCCCGCATGCTCGGGTCCGACGTGGAGAGGCTCGCCCCGCCGTACCGGGCCGCGCCGGCCGGCATCACCGTGACCGCGGCCGACTACCGCTGGCTGTCGCTCGGCACCCACCACCCGCGGGCGATCCTGACGGCGGCGCGGCTCGCCGCCGGCGGCCTGAGCAACCGGCTGCGGCACCGGCGCCGGCTCACCATGGGACAGGCGCTCGCCGCCGGGTTGCGAGCCGGTCTGCGCGCGGCCGGGGTGCCCGTCCGGCTCGGCACGCCCCTGACGGACCTGATCGTCGAGGGGGACAGGGTGGCCGGGATCCATGCCGGACCCGCCGGATTCCCGGTGCGGCTGCGCGCCCGTCGGGGCGTGCTGATAGCCAGCGGCGGATTCGAGCAGAACGAGGAGATGCGCCGGCGGCACCAGCCGGTCGGCGCCGGCTGGACGACCGGCGCGCCGGGCAACACCGGCGACGGCATCGAGGCGGGCCGGCGCCTCGGCGCCGCGCTCGAGCTGATGGACGAGGCGTGGTGGGGGCCGTCTCTGCCGCTGACCGGCGGTCCGTACTTCTGCCTCGCCGAGCGCAACCTGCCGTGCAGTCTGCTGGTGGACTCCGCGGGCCGCCGGTTCGTCAACGAGTCGGCGCCGTACGTGGACGCCGTGCACGCCATGCTCGCCGCGCCGGGACGCGTGCCCGCCTGGCTGGTCGCCGATCAGAGGTACCGGGACCGCTACCTGTTCGCCGGGCACGGCCCACGAACGTCGCTGCCCCGGCGCTGGTTCGCCGCCGGGGTGGCGCACCGCGCGGACACCCTGGAGGAGCTGGCCACGCGGATCGGTGTCGAGCCCGGCGCGCTGGGCACCACCGTGCACCGGTTCAACGAGTTCGCCGCCCGCGGCCGCGACGACGACTTCGGGCGCGGCGACTCCGCCTACGACCGCTACTACGGCGACCCGCGCAACCGGCCGAACCCGTGCCTCGGGCCGGTCCGCAGGCCGCCCTTCTACGCGTTCCGGATCGTGCCCGGCGACCTGGGTACCAAGGGCGGGCTGCGCACCGACGAACGGGCCCGGGTCCTGCGCGAGGACGGGACGCCCGTCCCCGGCCTGTACGCGGCGGGCAACGCGAGCGCCT
- a CDS encoding FAD-binding protein, with protein sequence MTEAWHEAADVVVVGFGAAGACAAVEAAEAGARVLVLDRFTGGGATAISGGVVYAGGGTRQQTQAGVTDTPQAMAGYLREEVGDAVSAATLRRFCAQSAGMLAWLEERGVPFDASLCPHKTSYPTDRYFLYHSGSELSFAHVAPPAPRGHRAHARGASGRLLHARLAVAARSAGAEVRVQTRAHRLVTAGGRVVGVECHSLRDAPAWARLGHRVLHRWSVKPGIYLPALGRALHRPVAWLERRYARSVRIGARLGVVLAAGGFVFDREMLREHAPDYRGGLRLGTVGDDGSGIRLGTGIGAATGHLDRISIWRFLTPPSALVGGLLVDRDGRRVCDESRYGAAIGEAVLRCPERRAWLLIDAALLAEARRGLRGQSSWFQWLQARWLLGVDRVTGPSLERVARRAGVDPAGLAATVEEYHAGRGDPAGKPAELVRPLRRAPYSLIDVSIRPRMFVPAPMLTLGGLRVDEETGRVLRPDGSGVPGLFAAGRTAVGICSRSYVSGLSLADCVFSGRRAGRSATAEDRGGVHAHRD encoded by the coding sequence ATGACCGAGGCATGGCACGAGGCGGCCGACGTGGTGGTCGTGGGGTTCGGCGCGGCCGGGGCCTGCGCCGCCGTCGAGGCGGCCGAGGCGGGCGCCCGCGTGCTGGTCCTGGACCGCTTCACCGGCGGCGGCGCGACCGCGATCTCCGGCGGCGTGGTCTACGCCGGCGGGGGCACCCGGCAGCAGACGCAGGCGGGTGTCACGGACACCCCGCAGGCGATGGCCGGCTACCTGCGCGAGGAGGTCGGCGACGCCGTGTCGGCGGCGACGCTGCGGCGGTTCTGCGCGCAGAGCGCCGGGATGCTGGCCTGGCTGGAGGAGCGCGGCGTGCCCTTCGACGCCTCCCTCTGCCCGCACAAGACCTCCTATCCGACGGATCGGTACTTCCTCTACCACTCCGGCAGCGAGCTCTCCTTCGCCCACGTCGCCCCGCCGGCGCCCCGCGGGCACCGCGCGCACGCCCGCGGCGCCTCCGGCCGGCTGCTCCACGCCCGTCTGGCCGTGGCGGCCCGCTCGGCCGGCGCCGAGGTCCGCGTCCAGACCCGCGCCCACCGCCTGGTCACCGCCGGCGGCCGCGTGGTCGGCGTCGAGTGCCACAGCCTGCGGGACGCGCCGGCCTGGGCCCGGCTCGGCCACCGCGTCCTGCACCGGTGGTCGGTCAAGCCCGGCATCTATCTGCCCGCTCTCGGCCGCGCGCTGCACCGGCCGGTCGCCTGGCTGGAGCGCCGCTACGCCCGAAGCGTGCGGATCGGCGCCCGGCTCGGCGTCGTGCTCGCCGCGGGCGGGTTCGTGTTCGACCGCGAGATGCTGCGCGAGCACGCCCCGGACTACCGGGGCGGCCTGCGGCTGGGCACGGTCGGCGACGACGGCTCGGGCATCCGGCTCGGCACCGGGATCGGCGCCGCGACCGGCCACCTGGACCGGATCAGCATCTGGCGCTTCCTCACACCCCCGTCGGCACTGGTCGGCGGCCTGCTGGTGGACCGCGACGGGCGGCGTGTCTGCGACGAGTCCCGCTACGGTGCGGCGATCGGCGAGGCCGTGCTGCGCTGCCCGGAACGGCGGGCCTGGCTGCTGATCGACGCGGCGCTGCTTGCCGAGGCGCGCCGCGGTTTGCGCGGGCAGTCCTCGTGGTTCCAGTGGTTGCAGGCGCGGTGGCTGCTGGGCGTCGACCGGGTGACCGGGCCGTCGCTGGAGCGGGTCGCCCGGCGGGCCGGCGTGGATCCGGCCGGTCTGGCCGCCACGGTGGAGGAGTACCACGCCGGCCGCGGCGACCCCGCCGGCAAGCCGGCCGAGCTGGTCCGGCCGCTGCGACGGGCGCCGTACTCGTTGATCGACGTCTCGATACGCCCGCGGATGTTCGTGCCGGCGCCCATGCTCACCCTCGGCGGCCTGCGGGTCGACGAGGAGACCGGGCGGGTGCTGCGGCCGGACGGAAGCGGCGTGCCGGGGTTGTTCGCGGCCGGCCGCACCGCGGTCGGCATCTGTTCGCGCAGCTACGTCAGCGGGCTGTCGCTGGCCGACTGCGTCTTCTCCGGCCGGCGGGCCGGTCGGAGCGCGACGGCCGAGGACCGGGGAGGGGTGCATGCTCACCGAGACTGA